Proteins encoded in a region of the Diospyros lotus cultivar Yz01 unplaced genomic scaffold, ASM1463336v1 tig00010963_1, whole genome shotgun sequence genome:
- the LOC127793475 gene encoding MDIS1-interacting receptor like kinase 2-like isoform X3 yields MSYSRAISLLPMHLAAVMALLVVASSSYTTAASLSNDEAAALLRWKASLQNQSQSLLPSWDVGSNHSYCNWAGIACDNTSRITHIVLNSIGLTGNNKLTGRLPQNLCLDGSLIRLDAANNNLTGNIPKSLRNCNSLFRVRLENNQLEGNLQEYFGVLPSLDYMDLSYNRWFGKLSEKWGQSKNLTKLGISNNQLTGNIPPDLAAATKLHFLDLSSNHLVGEIPKKLRELGLLFHLNLSNNKLSGNIPAEIFGTQSSLKNLDLATNNLTGSIPREIANCENLQNLNLGKNQLEGGIPFEIEKLQFLQSLDLGHNNLMGEIPSQLGKMPRLEKLNLSHNMLSGSIPSSFGEQPTSLTSIDISYNNLKGLLPNTKIFEDVPYEVYRGNDGLCGNQTGLIPCSSPKVRNNADKSRTKTNLVLLVVVPLVGTLFLVVVGIFLLSKRVVLKVESEIQVVRNENLFEIWSYDGKIVYKNIIEATEDFNEKYYIRRGGYGTVYKAKFSSGLVVAVKKTHPSQDDNLVDLKSFRSEIRALTEARHRNIIKLYGFCSNSHRSFLIYEFLEGGSLENKLSNKEEALRFDWGKRLNAIKGVASGLCYMHHECSPSIIHRDISSKNILFDLECVAHISDFGTARLLNLHSSNGTSFAGTFGYAAPELAYTMEVNAKLDVYSFGILTLEVLLGKHPFDLISSLSSSCSSFFSSLSSAFHGMLLIDVLDNCLPPPEDQMVEEIVVTTKLAFACVNTDPHLRPSMRQVYVELSKQRPSSESSFHTITLGQLLVINCI; encoded by the exons ATGTCATATTCCCGAGCAATTAGTTTACTTCCCATGCATCTTGCGGCCGTCATGGCTCTTCTTGTAGTGGCCTCCTCTTCCTATACTACTGCTGCTTCTCTGTCCAATGATGAAGCAGCGGCTCTGTTGAGATGGAAAGCCAGCCTTCAAAACCAAAGCCAATCTCTGCTGCCATCATGGGACGTTGGAAGCAACCATTCTTATTGTAATTGGGCTGGAATTGCTTGCGACAACACTAGCAGGATCACCCACATTGTCCTTAACAGCATAGGCTTGACAG GCAATAACAAGCTCACTGGTCGTCTACCACAAAATCTATGCTTAGATGGATCACTCATCAGACTTGATGCAGCAAACAACAATTTAACAGGCAACATCCCCAAAAGCTTGCGAAACTGCAATAGCTTGTTTCGGGTTAGGCTTGAGAACAACCAACTAGAAGGCAATTTACAGGAATATTTTGGTGTACTACCAAGCTTGGATTACATGGATTTGAGTTATAATCGTTGGTTTGGCAAACTTTCTGAAAAATGGGGGCAGTCCAAGAATTTGACTAAGTTAGGGATCTCCAATAATCAGCTCACTGGAAACATACCGCCGGACCTTGCTGCAGCAACTAAGTTACACTTTCTTGACCTTTCTTCAAACCATCTAGTAGGGGAGATCCCAAAGAAGTTGAGGGAATTGGGCTTACTATTCCACCTTAATTTGAGTAATAACAAGCTTTCAGGCAACATCCCAGCAGAAATATTCGGTACCCAATCTAGTTTAAAAAACCTTGACCTAGCAACAAACAACCTTACTGGTTCAATTCCAAGGGAGATAGCAAACTGTGAAAACTTACAAAACTTGAATTTGGGCAAGAATCAACTCGAAGGTGGTATTCcttttgagatagaaaaattacaatttctTCAAAGCCTTGATCTTGGACACAACAATTTAATGGGTGAAATACCATCTCAGCTTGGGAAAATGCCAAGGTTGGAGAAATTGAATCTCTCCCACAACATGCTTTCTGGTTCCATCCCTTCCTCTTTTGGTGAGCAGCCAACAAGTTTGACATCTATTGATATATCTTACAATAACTTGAAAGGTCTTCTACCAAACACTAAGATTTTTGAAGATGTTCCATATGAAGTATACAGAGGTAACGACGGTTTGTGTGGCAATCAAACGGGCTTGATACCCTGCTCATCACCTAAAGTGAGGAACAATGCAGATAAATCCAGAACAAAAACAAATCTTGTTCTTCTTGTGGTAGTTCCTCTGGTAGGGACTCTATTTCTTGTAGTTGTTGGGATCTTTCTTTTGAGCAAAAGAGTAGTATTGAAAGTAGAGAGTGAGATCCAAGTTGTAcgtaatgaaaatttatttgagaTATGGAGCTATGATGGGAAAATAGTATACAAAAACATCATAGAAGCAACAGAGGACTTCAATGAGAAATACTACATTAGACGAGGAGGATATGGCACTGTTTATAAAGCTAAGTTTTCAAGTGGTTTAGTTGTTGCTGTGAAGAAGACCCATCCTTCCCAAGATGACAATTTGGTTGATTTAAAAAGCTTTAGGAGTGAGATTCGTGCACTAACAGAGGCACGACATCGTAACATCATAAAACTTTATGGtttttgttcaaattcacaTCGTTCATTTTTGATTTATGAGTTCTTAGAAGGAGGTAGCTTGGAGAATAAGCTCAGCAACAAGGAAGAAGCATTGAGGTTTGACTGGGGCAAACGATTGAATGCTATCAAAGGTGTAGCGAGTGGTTTGTGTTATATGCATCATGAATGTTCACCCTCAATCATCCATAGAGACATATCAAGTAAgaatattttgtttgatttagAATGTGTTGCTCACATATCTGATTTTGGCACTGCTAGACTCTTAAACCTCCACTCCTCTAATGGAACTTCTTTTGCTGGGACCTTTGGATATGCGGCTCCAG AACTTGCTTATACAATGGAAGTGAACGCAAAGTTGGATGTTTATAGTTTTGGCATTTTAACATTAGAGGTGTTATTGGGAAAACACCCGTTTGATCTGATCTCATCGCTTTCCTCTTCGTgttcctcatttttctcatcATTGTCATCCGCTTTCCATGGCATGTTATTGATAGATGTATTAGATAATTGCCTCCCACCACCAGAGGATCAAATGGTAGAGGAAATTGTGGTTACCACAAAGTTAGCATTTGCTTGTGTTAACACTGATCCACATCTTCGACCATCTATGAGGCAAGTTTATGTGGAGCTATCAAAACAGAGGCCATCATCAGAGAGTTCATTCCACACAATTACTTTAGGTCAACTGCTTGTTATCAACTGTATCTAG
- the LOC127793475 gene encoding MDIS1-interacting receptor like kinase 2-like isoform X1 translates to MSYSRAISLLPMHLAAVMALLVVASSSYTTAASLSNDEAAALLRWKASLQNQSQSLLPSWDVGSNHSYCNWAGIACDNTSRITHIVLNSIGLTGTLFSFSFSSFPHLIRFELHNNSFHGSIPAQIGNLSRLYYIDFSSNHFIGKVPSELGSLRNLQCLRLNKNNLSGSIPQELGMLTLVWNLRLSENNLTGPIPTSVWNLTNLVRLKLHDNHLSGSIPTSIGNLTNLTNLYLSRNQLSGPIPHSLGNLNSLTELSLSSNKLSGPIPSELANLTHLQIFSIGNNKLTGRLPQNLCLDGSLIRLDAANNNLTGNIPKSLRNCNSLFRVRLENNQLEGNLQEYFGVLPSLDYMDLSYNRWFGKLSEKWGQSKNLTKLGISNNQLTGNIPPDLAAATKLHFLDLSSNHLVGEIPKKLRELGLLFHLNLSNNKLSGNIPAEIFGTQSSLKNLDLATNNLTGSIPREIANCENLQNLNLGKNQLEGGIPFEIEKLQFLQSLDLGHNNLMGEIPSQLGKMPRLEKLNLSHNMLSGSIPSSFGEQPTSLTSIDISYNNLKGLLPNTKIFEDVPYEVYRGNDGLCGNQTGLIPCSSPKVRNNADKSRTKTNLVLLVVVPLVGTLFLVVVGIFLLSKRVVLKVESEIQVVRNENLFEIWSYDGKIVYKNIIEATEDFNEKYYIRRGGYGTVYKAKFSSGLVVAVKKTHPSQDDNLVDLKSFRSEIRALTEARHRNIIKLYGFCSNSHRSFLIYEFLEGGSLENKLSNKEEALRFDWGKRLNAIKGVASGLCYMHHECSPSIIHRDISSKNILFDLECVAHISDFGTARLLNLHSSNGTSFAGTFGYAAPELAYTMEVNAKLDVYSFGILTLEVLLGKHPFDLISSLSSSCSSFFSSLSSAFHGMLLIDVLDNCLPPPEDQMVEEIVVTTKLAFACVNTDPHLRPSMRQVYVELSKQRPSSESSFHTITLGQLLVINCI, encoded by the exons ATGTCATATTCCCGAGCAATTAGTTTACTTCCCATGCATCTTGCGGCCGTCATGGCTCTTCTTGTAGTGGCCTCCTCTTCCTATACTACTGCTGCTTCTCTGTCCAATGATGAAGCAGCGGCTCTGTTGAGATGGAAAGCCAGCCTTCAAAACCAAAGCCAATCTCTGCTGCCATCATGGGACGTTGGAAGCAACCATTCTTATTGTAATTGGGCTGGAATTGCTTGCGACAACACTAGCAGGATCACCCACATTGTCCTTAACAGCATAGGCTTGACAGGTACACTTTTCAGTTTTAGCTTCTCCTCCTTTCCCCATCTTATCCGATTTGAGCTTCATAACAATTCATTCCATGGGTCTATTCCTGCACAGATTGGTAATCTTTCGAGACTCTACTATATTGACTTTTCCTCAAATCATTTTATTGGGAAAGTTCCATCAGAATTAGGGAGCTTACGAAACCTACAATGTCTCCGTCTCAATAAAAACAACCTTTCAGGATCAATTCCTCAAGAACTTGGGATGTTGACTTTGGTTTGGAATCTTCGGCTCTCAGAAAATAATCTCACAGGCCCAATTCCAACTTCAGTTTGGAATTTAACCAACTTAGTCCGTTTAAAACTTCATGATAACCATCTTTCAGGTTCAATCCCAACTTCGATTGGGAATTTAACCAACTTAACTAATCTATACCTTTCTCGTAACCAACTTTCGGGACCAATCCCTCATTCGTTAGGAAATTTGAATTCCCTTACTGAACTGAGCTTGTCTTCTAATAAACTTAGTGGCCCTATTCCTTCAGAATTAGCCAATCTTACACATTTGCAGATATTCTCAATAGGCAATAACAAGCTCACTGGTCGTCTACCACAAAATCTATGCTTAGATGGATCACTCATCAGACTTGATGCAGCAAACAACAATTTAACAGGCAACATCCCCAAAAGCTTGCGAAACTGCAATAGCTTGTTTCGGGTTAGGCTTGAGAACAACCAACTAGAAGGCAATTTACAGGAATATTTTGGTGTACTACCAAGCTTGGATTACATGGATTTGAGTTATAATCGTTGGTTTGGCAAACTTTCTGAAAAATGGGGGCAGTCCAAGAATTTGACTAAGTTAGGGATCTCCAATAATCAGCTCACTGGAAACATACCGCCGGACCTTGCTGCAGCAACTAAGTTACACTTTCTTGACCTTTCTTCAAACCATCTAGTAGGGGAGATCCCAAAGAAGTTGAGGGAATTGGGCTTACTATTCCACCTTAATTTGAGTAATAACAAGCTTTCAGGCAACATCCCAGCAGAAATATTCGGTACCCAATCTAGTTTAAAAAACCTTGACCTAGCAACAAACAACCTTACTGGTTCAATTCCAAGGGAGATAGCAAACTGTGAAAACTTACAAAACTTGAATTTGGGCAAGAATCAACTCGAAGGTGGTATTCcttttgagatagaaaaattacaatttctTCAAAGCCTTGATCTTGGACACAACAATTTAATGGGTGAAATACCATCTCAGCTTGGGAAAATGCCAAGGTTGGAGAAATTGAATCTCTCCCACAACATGCTTTCTGGTTCCATCCCTTCCTCTTTTGGTGAGCAGCCAACAAGTTTGACATCTATTGATATATCTTACAATAACTTGAAAGGTCTTCTACCAAACACTAAGATTTTTGAAGATGTTCCATATGAAGTATACAGAGGTAACGACGGTTTGTGTGGCAATCAAACGGGCTTGATACCCTGCTCATCACCTAAAGTGAGGAACAATGCAGATAAATCCAGAACAAAAACAAATCTTGTTCTTCTTGTGGTAGTTCCTCTGGTAGGGACTCTATTTCTTGTAGTTGTTGGGATCTTTCTTTTGAGCAAAAGAGTAGTATTGAAAGTAGAGAGTGAGATCCAAGTTGTAcgtaatgaaaatttatttgagaTATGGAGCTATGATGGGAAAATAGTATACAAAAACATCATAGAAGCAACAGAGGACTTCAATGAGAAATACTACATTAGACGAGGAGGATATGGCACTGTTTATAAAGCTAAGTTTTCAAGTGGTTTAGTTGTTGCTGTGAAGAAGACCCATCCTTCCCAAGATGACAATTTGGTTGATTTAAAAAGCTTTAGGAGTGAGATTCGTGCACTAACAGAGGCACGACATCGTAACATCATAAAACTTTATGGtttttgttcaaattcacaTCGTTCATTTTTGATTTATGAGTTCTTAGAAGGAGGTAGCTTGGAGAATAAGCTCAGCAACAAGGAAGAAGCATTGAGGTTTGACTGGGGCAAACGATTGAATGCTATCAAAGGTGTAGCGAGTGGTTTGTGTTATATGCATCATGAATGTTCACCCTCAATCATCCATAGAGACATATCAAGTAAgaatattttgtttgatttagAATGTGTTGCTCACATATCTGATTTTGGCACTGCTAGACTCTTAAACCTCCACTCCTCTAATGGAACTTCTTTTGCTGGGACCTTTGGATATGCGGCTCCAG AACTTGCTTATACAATGGAAGTGAACGCAAAGTTGGATGTTTATAGTTTTGGCATTTTAACATTAGAGGTGTTATTGGGAAAACACCCGTTTGATCTGATCTCATCGCTTTCCTCTTCGTgttcctcatttttctcatcATTGTCATCCGCTTTCCATGGCATGTTATTGATAGATGTATTAGATAATTGCCTCCCACCACCAGAGGATCAAATGGTAGAGGAAATTGTGGTTACCACAAAGTTAGCATTTGCTTGTGTTAACACTGATCCACATCTTCGACCATCTATGAGGCAAGTTTATGTGGAGCTATCAAAACAGAGGCCATCATCAGAGAGTTCATTCCACACAATTACTTTAGGTCAACTGCTTGTTATCAACTGTATCTAG
- the LOC127793475 gene encoding MDIS1-interacting receptor like kinase 2-like isoform X2: protein MLTLVWNLRLSENNLTGPIPTSVWNLTNLVRLKLHDNHLSGSIPTSIGNLTNLTNLYLSRNQLSGPIPHSLGNLNSLTELSLSSNKLSGPIPSELANLTHLQIFSIGNNKLTGRLPQNLCLDGSLIRLDAANNNLTGNIPKSLRNCNSLFRVRLENNQLEGNLQEYFGVLPSLDYMDLSYNRWFGKLSEKWGQSKNLTKLGISNNQLTGNIPPDLAAATKLHFLDLSSNHLVGEIPKKLRELGLLFHLNLSNNKLSGNIPAEIFGTQSSLKNLDLATNNLTGSIPREIANCENLQNLNLGKNQLEGGIPFEIEKLQFLQSLDLGHNNLMGEIPSQLGKMPRLEKLNLSHNMLSGSIPSSFGEQPTSLTSIDISYNNLKGLLPNTKIFEDVPYEVYRGNDGLCGNQTGLIPCSSPKVRNNADKSRTKTNLVLLVVVPLVGTLFLVVVGIFLLSKRVVLKVESEIQVVRNENLFEIWSYDGKIVYKNIIEATEDFNEKYYIRRGGYGTVYKAKFSSGLVVAVKKTHPSQDDNLVDLKSFRSEIRALTEARHRNIIKLYGFCSNSHRSFLIYEFLEGGSLENKLSNKEEALRFDWGKRLNAIKGVASGLCYMHHECSPSIIHRDISSKNILFDLECVAHISDFGTARLLNLHSSNGTSFAGTFGYAAPELAYTMEVNAKLDVYSFGILTLEVLLGKHPFDLISSLSSSCSSFFSSLSSAFHGMLLIDVLDNCLPPPEDQMVEEIVVTTKLAFACVNTDPHLRPSMRQVYVELSKQRPSSESSFHTITLGQLLVINCI from the exons ATGTTGACTTTGGTTTGGAATCTTCGGCTCTCAGAAAATAATCTCACAGGCCCAATTCCAACTTCAGTTTGGAATTTAACCAACTTAGTCCGTTTAAAACTTCATGATAACCATCTTTCAGGTTCAATCCCAACTTCGATTGGGAATTTAACCAACTTAACTAATCTATACCTTTCTCGTAACCAACTTTCGGGACCAATCCCTCATTCGTTAGGAAATTTGAATTCCCTTACTGAACTGAGCTTGTCTTCTAATAAACTTAGTGGCCCTATTCCTTCAGAATTAGCCAATCTTACACATTTGCAGATATTCTCAATAGGCAATAACAAGCTCACTGGTCGTCTACCACAAAATCTATGCTTAGATGGATCACTCATCAGACTTGATGCAGCAAACAACAATTTAACAGGCAACATCCCCAAAAGCTTGCGAAACTGCAATAGCTTGTTTCGGGTTAGGCTTGAGAACAACCAACTAGAAGGCAATTTACAGGAATATTTTGGTGTACTACCAAGCTTGGATTACATGGATTTGAGTTATAATCGTTGGTTTGGCAAACTTTCTGAAAAATGGGGGCAGTCCAAGAATTTGACTAAGTTAGGGATCTCCAATAATCAGCTCACTGGAAACATACCGCCGGACCTTGCTGCAGCAACTAAGTTACACTTTCTTGACCTTTCTTCAAACCATCTAGTAGGGGAGATCCCAAAGAAGTTGAGGGAATTGGGCTTACTATTCCACCTTAATTTGAGTAATAACAAGCTTTCAGGCAACATCCCAGCAGAAATATTCGGTACCCAATCTAGTTTAAAAAACCTTGACCTAGCAACAAACAACCTTACTGGTTCAATTCCAAGGGAGATAGCAAACTGTGAAAACTTACAAAACTTGAATTTGGGCAAGAATCAACTCGAAGGTGGTATTCcttttgagatagaaaaattacaatttctTCAAAGCCTTGATCTTGGACACAACAATTTAATGGGTGAAATACCATCTCAGCTTGGGAAAATGCCAAGGTTGGAGAAATTGAATCTCTCCCACAACATGCTTTCTGGTTCCATCCCTTCCTCTTTTGGTGAGCAGCCAACAAGTTTGACATCTATTGATATATCTTACAATAACTTGAAAGGTCTTCTACCAAACACTAAGATTTTTGAAGATGTTCCATATGAAGTATACAGAGGTAACGACGGTTTGTGTGGCAATCAAACGGGCTTGATACCCTGCTCATCACCTAAAGTGAGGAACAATGCAGATAAATCCAGAACAAAAACAAATCTTGTTCTTCTTGTGGTAGTTCCTCTGGTAGGGACTCTATTTCTTGTAGTTGTTGGGATCTTTCTTTTGAGCAAAAGAGTAGTATTGAAAGTAGAGAGTGAGATCCAAGTTGTAcgtaatgaaaatttatttgagaTATGGAGCTATGATGGGAAAATAGTATACAAAAACATCATAGAAGCAACAGAGGACTTCAATGAGAAATACTACATTAGACGAGGAGGATATGGCACTGTTTATAAAGCTAAGTTTTCAAGTGGTTTAGTTGTTGCTGTGAAGAAGACCCATCCTTCCCAAGATGACAATTTGGTTGATTTAAAAAGCTTTAGGAGTGAGATTCGTGCACTAACAGAGGCACGACATCGTAACATCATAAAACTTTATGGtttttgttcaaattcacaTCGTTCATTTTTGATTTATGAGTTCTTAGAAGGAGGTAGCTTGGAGAATAAGCTCAGCAACAAGGAAGAAGCATTGAGGTTTGACTGGGGCAAACGATTGAATGCTATCAAAGGTGTAGCGAGTGGTTTGTGTTATATGCATCATGAATGTTCACCCTCAATCATCCATAGAGACATATCAAGTAAgaatattttgtttgatttagAATGTGTTGCTCACATATCTGATTTTGGCACTGCTAGACTCTTAAACCTCCACTCCTCTAATGGAACTTCTTTTGCTGGGACCTTTGGATATGCGGCTCCAG AACTTGCTTATACAATGGAAGTGAACGCAAAGTTGGATGTTTATAGTTTTGGCATTTTAACATTAGAGGTGTTATTGGGAAAACACCCGTTTGATCTGATCTCATCGCTTTCCTCTTCGTgttcctcatttttctcatcATTGTCATCCGCTTTCCATGGCATGTTATTGATAGATGTATTAGATAATTGCCTCCCACCACCAGAGGATCAAATGGTAGAGGAAATTGTGGTTACCACAAAGTTAGCATTTGCTTGTGTTAACACTGATCCACATCTTCGACCATCTATGAGGCAAGTTTATGTGGAGCTATCAAAACAGAGGCCATCATCAGAGAGTTCATTCCACACAATTACTTTAGGTCAACTGCTTGTTATCAACTGTATCTAG